In Chrysemys picta bellii isolate R12L10 chromosome 3, ASM1138683v2, whole genome shotgun sequence, a single genomic region encodes these proteins:
- the LOC135982545 gene encoding uncharacterized protein LOC135982545 — translation MESSQDRKRAPAWTEREVRDLLAIWGDEAVIAELRSSKRNGKVLEKISKAMKDRGHNRDTQQCRVKIKELRQAYHKAREANGRSGAEPQTCRYYAELHAILGGAATTTPTVCYDSLTGETHREDGSGNEEDDDDGGTVGSSQQQGSGETGFPNSQDMFVTLDLEPVTPELTQDPQGTQETSAANVSPSQRLVNIRKRKRRTRDEMFTELQMSAQADRAQQNAWRQSMTEMRKAQYEREERWRAESREEQSKWRAEDDRWRQLADRRQEAMLRLLEHQTDMLERMVELQERQQEQRPPLQPLCNQQPSSPSSIASSPRRPRTRWGGLRPPSHSTPDDRPSIRRLAFNKS, via the exons atggagtcctcccaggatcgcaaaagagctccagcatggaccgaacgggaggtacgagatctgctcgccatatggggagatgaagcagtgatagctgaactccgtagcagtaaaagaaatggaaaagtattagaaaagatctccaaggccatgaaggaccgaggccataacagggacacacagcagtgccgcgtgaaaattaaggagctacggcaagcttaccacaaagccagagaagcaaacggaaggtccggggcagagccgcaaacttgccgctactacgcggagctgcatgcgatcctagggggtgcagccaccactaccccaaccgtgtgctatgactctctcactggagaaacacacagggaagacggttcggggaacgaggaggatgatgacgatggaggtactgtaggtagctcacagcagcaaggaagcggagaaaccggtttccccaacagccaggatatgtttgtgaccctggacctggaaccagtaacccccgaactcacccaagaccctcagggcacacaggagacctctg ctgcaaatgtttctccttcgcagaggctcgtgaacattagaaagagaaaacgtaggacgagggacgagatgttcacggagctgcagatgtccgcccaggctgatagagcacagcagaatgcgtggaggcagtcaatgacggagatgagaaaagcccaatatgaacgagaggagaggtggcgggctgaatcgcgggaagaacagagcaagtggcgggctgaagacgataggtggcgtcagcttgcagacagacggcaagaggcaatgctccgtctgctggagcatcaaactgatatgctcgagcgtatggttgagttgcaggaaaggcagcaggagcagagaccgccgctacagcccctgtgtaaccaacagccctcctccccaagttccatagcctcctcacccagacgcccaagaacacggtgggggggcctccgtccacccagtcactccaccccagatgatcgcccaagcatcagaaggctggccttcaataagagttaa